The Chthoniobacterales bacterium DNA window GCTTGCGCAGGGCTATTTTCCCGTCACCGGCAAACGGTGGTTGCCAAAAGACAAGATGGGGAGAGTGCCTCTGCGTGGACGGGTTATATGAACATGTCAGCAGGGCCACCACGGAACCCGCAACATCACATCATCATGTTATATCCTAAAATCATTCAAGGCGGTATGGGAGTGGGCGTCTCCGGGTGGCAGTTGGCTTCTGCGGTTTCCTCGCTCGGCCATCTGGGCGTCGTCTCCGGGACAGCGATCGAGATTGTCGTGGCACGCCGCCTGCAACTCGGCGATCCGAATGGTGACATGCGCCGGGCATTCAAAAGTTTTCCGATCCCCGAGATTGCTGAACGAGTGCTAACACAATATTTTATCGAAGGTGGCAAACCTGCGGACCATCCGTTCAAGCCGGTGGCTCTTTTTTCGACTCAGCCAACGCGCAGCCTGGCCGAACTAACTGTGGTGGCGAGCTTCGCCGAAGTTTTTCTAGCCAAGGAAGGACACGACGGCGTGGTTGGAATCAACCTGCTGGAAAAAATTCAACTGCCGACGCTGCACGCGATCTTTGGAGCCATGCTGGCGCAAGTGGACTATATCCTGATGGGGGCTGGAATCCCGCGCGCGATCCCCGGAATTCTCGATGAACTCGCCAAAGGCAAATCGGTCAAGATGAAGCTCGATGTGGAAGGCGCGGATGCCGGCAAGGAGTTCTTTTGCACGTTAGATCCCGAGGCATTCTGCGGCAGACCCATGGTGCTGAAACGATCCAGGTTTCTAGCTATTATTTCCTCCGCAACGCTCGCCATCGCGCTGGCTCGGAAATCCACGGGACACGTGGATGGCTTCGTGGTGGAGGGTGCATCAGCCGGAGGGCACAACGCGCCGCCCCGTGGTCCGATGCAACTCAGCGAGAAAGGTGAACCCATTTACAGCGAACGCGATCTTCCCGACTTGGCTAAAATCAAAGCCTTGGGTCTTCCGTTCTGGCTGGCTGGTTCCTATGGGCAACCCGGAAAACTGGCTGAAGCGCTCAGCTTGGGTGCGACCGGAATTCAGGTCGGAACGCCTTTTGCCTTCTGTGATGAATCCGGGATTGATCCCGGTTGGAAGCAGCGGGTGATTGCAAAATGTC harbors:
- a CDS encoding nitronate monooxygenase, which translates into the protein MGSISSSGMGWCLTFEAVACCHYASLGWNFADIADQYCRRSGACAGLFSRHRQTVVAKRQDGESASAWTGYMNMSAGPPRNPQHHIIMLYPKIIQGGMGVGVSGWQLASAVSSLGHLGVVSGTAIEIVVARRLQLGDPNGDMRRAFKSFPIPEIAERVLTQYFIEGGKPADHPFKPVALFSTQPTRSLAELTVVASFAEVFLAKEGHDGVVGINLLEKIQLPTLHAIFGAMLAQVDYILMGAGIPRAIPGILDELAKGKSVKMKLDVEGADAGKEFFCTLDPEAFCGRPMVLKRSRFLAIISSATLAIALARKSTGHVDGFVVEGASAGGHNAPPRGPMQLSEKGEPIYSERDLPDLAKIKALGLPFWLAGSYGQPGKLAEALSLGATGIQVGTPFAFCDESGIDPGWKQRVIAKCRAAEIEVFTDPVASPTGFPFKIVQMDGTVSEPAIQEGRVRACDLGYLRHTYKKEDGRPGYRCPGEAVDSYVRKGGDAADTVGRKCVCNGLLATIGLGQIRPGGQDEKPLITAGDDLAQIVDFLPAGRDTYSAGDVINRLL